The following are encoded in a window of Roseimaritima ulvae genomic DNA:
- a CDS encoding DUF6931 family protein codes for MNQQELDRYLATCLQNREAHKGLEAMASHAPPRCAVWWGCLCGWAVWRPTPPAAEDQWLGIASRWVASGDDELRRLADNQASAEQMGVCKWLLRAVVNSGGSLPLDGQSVDLPTPNYAGRFAKGFAQHLLALQPPIERVTLTETFVQLARQSLTSPLPQLSA; via the coding sequence ATGAATCAACAAGAATTAGATCGCTATCTAGCTACGTGTTTGCAGAATCGTGAAGCCCATAAGGGGTTGGAGGCGATGGCCAGCCATGCACCACCACGCTGTGCGGTGTGGTGGGGCTGCCTATGTGGCTGGGCGGTATGGCGACCGACGCCCCCAGCGGCCGAAGACCAATGGCTGGGGATCGCCAGTCGGTGGGTCGCCAGTGGGGATGACGAATTGCGGCGACTGGCTGACAACCAAGCCTCGGCCGAACAGATGGGCGTCTGCAAATGGTTGTTGCGGGCGGTCGTCAACAGCGGTGGATCGCTGCCATTGGATGGCCAAAGCGTCGACCTGCCGACGCCCAACTACGCCGGCCGCTTCGCGAAAGGTTTTGCACAGCATCTGTTGGCACTCCAACCGCCGATCGAGCGAGTCACGCTTACCGAAACCTTCGTCCAACTGGCTCGTCAGTCGCTCACCAGCCCGCTTCCTCAACTATCCGCCTAA
- a CDS encoding cysteine peptidase family C39 domain-containing protein has protein sequence MISTIEAIAKPITSTRACGAIAVRNVLHRLGMERSVESIYTRVARPDPFGTLAARSYRLAAYAMSCGLEAVTVQCRSERWRDALHYVKQQNLSVIVNHQAAHAPDEGHFSVLTNIDEATVEMDDPFKGPGQRVSLERMHSLWQPNRETVGFILIAIGPRTSEANTAARCESPSCPGCGTRLPLSPSPMFVEADWQADGRWKRFFCHGCDAGFSTRGS, from the coding sequence GTGATCAGCACGATCGAGGCGATTGCCAAGCCAATAACTTCCACGCGAGCATGCGGGGCGATCGCTGTACGCAACGTATTGCATCGGTTGGGTATGGAGCGAAGTGTCGAATCGATTTACACACGCGTCGCCCGGCCCGATCCCTTTGGCACCCTTGCCGCCCGTTCCTACCGCTTGGCAGCCTATGCCATGTCCTGCGGTTTGGAGGCCGTGACCGTGCAGTGCCGAAGCGAACGATGGCGCGATGCCTTGCACTATGTCAAACAACAAAACTTATCGGTGATCGTCAATCATCAAGCAGCACACGCCCCCGACGAAGGCCACTTCAGTGTGCTGACGAATATAGACGAAGCCACCGTGGAAATGGACGACCCCTTCAAGGGCCCGGGCCAACGGGTGTCACTGGAACGCATGCACTCGCTGTGGCAACCCAACCGCGAAACCGTGGGCTTTATCTTGATCGCCATCGGACCACGGACAAGCGAGGCCAACACGGCCGCCCGATGCGAATCGCCCAGCTGTCCCGGCTGCGGCACACGATTACCGTTGTCGCCAAGCCCCATGTTTGTGGAAGCTGACTGGCAAGCCGATGGACGGTGGAAACGTTTTTTCTGTCACGGCTGCGATGCGGGTTTTTCAACTCGTGGGTCGTAG
- a CDS encoding vWA domain-containing protein has protein sequence MSSPASDPASESLLPPIRAAESAAGIRNWNGVAAARRIVPWDRRVSLLVSGVMAVCTLTALLTWAATSVGPAPHVAVTLAGSDYRNQLDLPANGYGDRAIGRLASWVTAGPRGPRRDLQLARPPLELQTSDDFADLTTDRQAAVALMFVSAHGISTPQGPAILPADAQTADDGILVTALLERMAKLPEKQKKILLLDCVHFDALPQYGVLLNGFSAQVQELDVEIQAIPNLVVVLGCDTDQRNWLQPAEGTNNWAAGLLRGLNGAAEDTDNDGWIDWLEVHQYCVRHCMQWSRRVCQQPQTPVLLPQGVRGIERSQNLALFPAKTAVVEVPRLVASTRTELLQKWWIKHDDFQSRDLSPVVVSPVAWRRFERILLRFEQFEMAGCRDAADELLGQLQELDQVLERATVLDSIACRVGVLDPRMVGFHASTELSTTASRLAVLLPDMSREDAVDHWQQVLAEHPRASSIAYLRREIIEQRIRAIARNLREQAKVDVTELQQASQVVFATTDPLQPVPQAGLILQLLARDLPTEGLSSADATSVGRLLELALRSDRVADCHPWWSPELFGWVADLAQHADQQRRVAGDLLFGEAEARRRAVPALDEAERSYAELDRIAQLLVTAAAIRSQGPHQLSRVRTLLAARTSGDATGVSEEAVDAVQQMYDILDQLNEPRFRKPSAELAQRTGVLRDLGELTARFQRSLDEQNQHLNQWQADVLASSTQTLPNVLAALTASGPTAAQRVDAWKRLRRLASSSPATDSSPENTPRHPLAQVQRAAAVRGKLWLAAWPDSSFPATASAALRPLETQAQVAHRLQIFSSDPQWRTILAEAGRQIGRRETAAWHATQTIAEANHEPAAAHTSPDKFRDRWLAMQRMSAVPPLSFQRTLNQQHSDRLADFLGWQSKRMVADGYWSLQANILPYYVRVAELLSEDRTALSAGTQKKDAARHTDGGGEVELVLSDKLVWTTQQTDQVAIRVRTSHVGRQGFASLWVSASGALQVTQPTAGQRVCRPLTVIDQHSQPVDASQADGLLVQLKRVDPPTQSEPTQLRIDGYFRGRRLQRVVDVPFASQPDIQILQPPLAPGGRIAIRVGKQQPKAEHGALTLVLDCSGSMGAPRGQAFGNDTKYAHAITAIESLLNKLPSGIQLSVWAFGQAIGEQKTVQPAEKAIRRIQSPVVWDAQDPQLRKQLLDAVRYPALEPWNESPLLAAMVAASNDLRDVTGLRSLVVITDGADNRVAHDPVTNPLGLTARELLKQQFSGSGITVNVIAFRVDPNEQDETRQQLKCVEDWLPAGRFVEADQAEELASALHDMLQIPQAIRLHSNLTKNEISLPLSPSTGAANWTPVLPGGLYRCSQDGSPVSSLVRLRNGDRLVLQPGEGGTQQAWSQVEHQFHWCERRNSGRWQWALAPVAVSDPTQTQANLIVDATSAPGTLAVQRPGELWVEAFQGQQPLQIRWQPQTDLPGAAYNLRVDHAAGVQPLIRLWTSERGASPVGELKRGRDYQHLVDLAPAKWQLSSGPIHLLSAKIETHTVPDDTGTPRPQPCLVLRGRCPPGMSYRLRTVGLAATGQDEQCFTALGRFTLRQWPVSEEQVQQALQAVQLISVDQFKLEASLSGGQIQFGQPDGHGQPTAATSAANVRLRGQR, from the coding sequence ATGTCCTCCCCCGCCTCAGATCCCGCCTCGGAATCGCTGTTGCCGCCCATTCGAGCCGCCGAGTCCGCTGCCGGGATCCGCAATTGGAATGGTGTTGCGGCGGCTCGACGAATCGTGCCTTGGGATCGTCGCGTGAGCCTATTGGTGAGCGGAGTGATGGCGGTCTGCACGCTGACCGCGCTGCTGACATGGGCTGCCACCAGCGTCGGACCAGCGCCTCACGTGGCCGTAACACTGGCGGGCAGTGACTACCGCAATCAATTGGATCTGCCAGCCAACGGCTACGGCGATCGCGCCATCGGGCGATTGGCAAGCTGGGTCACGGCCGGACCTCGCGGACCGCGACGCGATTTGCAGTTAGCTCGGCCGCCCCTGGAACTGCAAACCTCGGATGACTTTGCTGACTTGACGACCGACCGGCAAGCGGCCGTGGCGTTGATGTTTGTTTCCGCCCATGGCATCAGTACACCGCAGGGGCCCGCCATCTTGCCGGCCGACGCCCAAACTGCCGACGACGGGATCCTCGTAACCGCTCTGTTGGAACGAATGGCCAAGTTACCGGAAAAGCAAAAAAAGATCCTGCTGTTGGATTGCGTCCATTTTGATGCTCTGCCCCAATATGGCGTATTGCTGAACGGTTTTAGCGCACAGGTGCAAGAGCTAGATGTGGAAATTCAGGCGATCCCCAACCTCGTTGTGGTCTTGGGGTGCGACACGGACCAGCGGAACTGGCTACAGCCCGCTGAGGGCACCAATAACTGGGCTGCGGGCTTGCTGCGGGGATTAAACGGAGCGGCCGAAGACACGGACAACGACGGCTGGATTGATTGGTTGGAAGTGCACCAGTACTGCGTTCGCCACTGCATGCAGTGGTCGCGTCGCGTCTGTCAACAACCGCAAACGCCCGTGTTGCTTCCTCAAGGCGTCCGCGGCATCGAACGCAGCCAAAACCTGGCACTGTTTCCCGCCAAAACCGCCGTTGTGGAAGTACCCCGTTTGGTTGCCTCCACACGAACGGAGTTGTTGCAGAAATGGTGGATCAAACATGACGATTTTCAATCGCGGGACCTGTCACCCGTGGTGGTGTCGCCTGTCGCATGGCGGCGATTCGAAAGGATTTTGCTGCGTTTTGAACAGTTTGAAATGGCCGGATGTCGCGACGCGGCAGACGAATTGCTCGGCCAGTTGCAGGAACTGGATCAAGTCTTGGAACGGGCAACCGTGCTGGATTCGATCGCCTGTCGCGTGGGAGTGTTGGACCCGCGGATGGTCGGCTTCCACGCCTCGACTGAATTGTCCACAACCGCTTCTCGCCTCGCGGTCCTGCTGCCGGACATGTCCCGCGAGGACGCTGTCGACCACTGGCAGCAGGTACTCGCTGAACATCCGCGAGCTTCCAGCATTGCTTACTTGCGTCGCGAAATTATCGAACAACGGATTCGCGCCATCGCTCGAAACCTCCGCGAACAGGCCAAAGTCGACGTCACCGAATTGCAACAGGCCAGCCAAGTCGTCTTTGCCACCACCGATCCCTTGCAGCCGGTACCACAAGCCGGTCTGATTCTGCAATTGTTGGCTCGGGACTTGCCCACCGAAGGTCTGTCGTCCGCTGACGCTACGTCCGTGGGACGGTTGTTGGAGTTGGCGCTGCGAAGCGACCGAGTGGCGGACTGCCATCCCTGGTGGTCGCCCGAACTGTTTGGGTGGGTCGCGGATTTGGCGCAGCACGCCGACCAACAACGGCGCGTGGCGGGCGATCTATTGTTCGGTGAAGCGGAGGCCCGACGGCGAGCCGTTCCCGCCCTGGACGAAGCCGAACGCAGCTATGCGGAACTGGATCGTATCGCTCAACTGTTGGTCACGGCGGCAGCGATTCGTTCCCAAGGCCCCCACCAGTTGTCTCGCGTGCGAACCTTGTTGGCGGCGCGGACCAGTGGCGATGCGACCGGTGTTTCCGAAGAGGCCGTCGACGCGGTTCAGCAGATGTACGACATCCTGGACCAATTGAACGAACCCCGTTTTCGCAAGCCGTCGGCAGAACTTGCGCAGCGAACCGGGGTGCTGCGCGATCTGGGCGAATTGACGGCGCGGTTCCAACGCAGCTTGGACGAACAAAACCAACATCTAAACCAGTGGCAAGCCGACGTGTTGGCGTCGTCAACGCAGACGCTACCCAACGTCCTGGCAGCGTTGACGGCCAGCGGGCCCACCGCCGCGCAAAGGGTCGACGCCTGGAAGCGATTGCGTCGTCTGGCATCCAGTTCCCCCGCCACTGACTCATCGCCTGAAAACACACCACGCCACCCATTGGCGCAAGTTCAGCGAGCGGCCGCGGTGCGTGGAAAATTGTGGTTGGCGGCTTGGCCCGATTCGAGTTTCCCTGCGACCGCGTCGGCAGCATTAAGACCATTGGAAACGCAGGCCCAAGTCGCCCACCGTTTGCAAATTTTCTCCTCCGATCCTCAGTGGCGAACGATTTTAGCGGAAGCCGGCCGGCAGATCGGACGGCGAGAAACGGCAGCTTGGCACGCGACGCAAACGATCGCCGAAGCCAACCACGAGCCGGCCGCCGCCCACACGTCTCCCGATAAATTCCGCGACCGCTGGCTAGCCATGCAGCGCATGTCCGCCGTGCCGCCACTCAGCTTTCAGCGAACCCTTAACCAGCAACACAGTGACCGGCTGGCTGACTTCCTGGGTTGGCAATCTAAACGTATGGTTGCTGACGGCTATTGGTCGCTGCAAGCCAACATTCTTCCTTACTATGTTCGGGTGGCGGAATTGTTATCCGAGGATCGCACGGCTTTAAGCGCTGGGACGCAGAAGAAAGACGCCGCACGGCATACCGACGGCGGCGGTGAAGTCGAATTGGTTCTGTCCGACAAATTGGTCTGGACCACTCAACAAACCGACCAGGTAGCGATCCGCGTCCGTACATCGCATGTGGGCCGCCAAGGCTTTGCCAGCTTGTGGGTTTCCGCCAGCGGAGCATTGCAGGTTACGCAGCCCACCGCCGGACAACGTGTTTGCCGGCCGCTGACGGTGATCGACCAGCACTCGCAGCCCGTGGATGCTTCTCAAGCCGATGGTTTGCTGGTTCAACTGAAGCGTGTGGACCCGCCGACGCAATCCGAGCCCACGCAACTGCGGATCGACGGCTACTTTCGCGGACGGCGGCTGCAGCGAGTGGTCGACGTGCCTTTCGCTTCCCAGCCCGATATTCAGATCCTGCAACCTCCGCTTGCTCCCGGCGGACGGATCGCCATACGCGTGGGCAAGCAACAGCCCAAGGCGGAACACGGAGCCCTGACTCTGGTTCTGGATTGTTCTGGCAGCATGGGCGCACCACGTGGCCAAGCTTTCGGTAACGACACCAAATACGCGCATGCGATCACCGCTATTGAATCGTTGCTGAACAAGCTGCCCAGCGGAATTCAACTGAGCGTGTGGGCGTTTGGCCAAGCCATCGGCGAGCAGAAAACAGTGCAACCGGCGGAGAAAGCCATACGCCGCATTCAAAGCCCCGTGGTATGGGACGCCCAAGATCCTCAGCTGCGCAAACAGTTGCTCGACGCCGTCCGCTATCCCGCCCTGGAACCCTGGAACGAATCGCCTTTGTTGGCCGCCATGGTAGCCGCCTCCAACGACCTCCGCGACGTGACCGGTCTACGTAGTCTGGTCGTGATTACCGACGGCGCCGATAACCGTGTAGCCCACGACCCGGTTACCAATCCCTTGGGTCTGACCGCCAGAGAACTACTGAAACAACAGTTTTCCGGATCCGGTATCACGGTCAATGTGATCGCCTTTCGCGTCGATCCCAACGAACAAGACGAGACGCGACAGCAATTGAAGTGCGTCGAAGATTGGTTGCCCGCCGGCCGTTTTGTGGAAGCCGACCAAGCCGAGGAGTTGGCGTCGGCCCTGCACGACATGCTGCAGATTCCGCAAGCCATACGCCTGCATTCGAATCTTACCAAGAATGAAATCTCGCTACCGCTCAGCCCGTCCACCGGAGCCGCCAACTGGACGCCGGTGCTGCCCGGCGGACTATATCGTTGCTCACAAGATGGTTCGCCCGTTTCATCGCTGGTCCGCTTGCGAAATGGGGACCGGCTGGTGTTGCAACCGGGCGAAGGGGGAACCCAGCAAGCCTGGTCGCAAGTCGAACATCAATTTCATTGGTGCGAACGTCGAAACAGCGGGCGTTGGCAATGGGCGCTCGCACCGGTCGCCGTTTCCGATCCGACCCAAACGCAGGCCAATCTGATTGTCGACGCAACGTCGGCTCCAGGTACGCTCGCGGTCCAGCGCCCTGGTGAACTATGGGTGGAAGCTTTTCAGGGACAACAACCGCTGCAAATTCGTTGGCAGCCGCAAACCGATCTTCCGGGAGCTGCCTACAACTTGCGTGTCGACCACGCCGCCGGTGTTCAGCCCCTGATTCGCTTGTGGACGAGCGAACGCGGGGCGAGTCCGGTGGGCGAGCTGAAACGCGGTCGCGACTACCAACATTTGGTCGATCTAGCCCCCGCCAAATGGCAGCTCAGCAGCGGGCCGATTCACCTGCTGTCTGCAAAAATTGAAACGCACACCGTTCCTGACGATACGGGCACTCCGCGGCCGCAGCCCTGTCTGGTGCTGCGTGGGCGTTGTCCCCCCGGCATGTCTTATCGCCTGCGAACCGTTGGTCTGGCTGCAACCGGACAAGACGAACAGTGCTTCACCGCGCTGGGACGCTTTACCCTGCGACAATGGCCGGTTAGCGAAGAACAAGTACAACAAGCTCTCCAAGCGGTGCAGTTGATTTCCGTCGACCAATTTAAACTCGAGGCATCTTTGAGCGGCGGGCAAATCCAATTTGGGCAACCCGACGGCCACGGACAACCGACCGCGGCCACCTCCGCTGCAAACGTACGATTGCGAGGGCAGCGATGA
- a CDS encoding type VI secretion system Vgr family protein, with the protein MPIEVTAQRIRLWTQHNAGSFNLVEIRGRESLSRPYRFQLKLRTHFADPVNLSDLLGTPVRASFTLPDPYWLARLEAQDPLPSRDICGVLSHVFDDGRDDRYRYYTATMRPRFWTYGLNRRFRMFQQRDTQSIVSEVLGNLPVRWEIGPAGPPRNYCVQYGESDLAFVSRLLEEDGMFYFFEHQYDGQPTDPHERTERMVISDSIDRVNTGEPPAYAVDEVIGGNRDSMRIRRWQKRHRLTPHVVRSLDRNFQRPNTFADASRLSPGEQEKSDWALTDYPSGIARRVDEISAAGERNTDQLTQLDDLADRDARLKVERIACLQKNYCGSGDVAAMMPGQKFRLLRDAVPDPQQYYLTDVQHLIRLATQHRSDESDVELKYQNRFRCMAESTPFRAPLRTKKPVLSGVVPAMVVSDPSITDDDVCVDVYGRVKVVFPWQADNAPSCWIRVSQFWAGKRWGAFFWPRTGQEVLVAFEHGDPDRPVIVGSLYNSENMPPLPLPDKKLCCGIHSCSHKGIGTSQTSSMVFHDAQGEEYLALHSETYMAISSETTELKQSAGPKISFKGHHWLFDTGGGSGGGGSDATGNDEAGSGPFKDPGPCTFDVKHFFKEIALIADEGEIEFNVGDSYKKSVGRQMSTIFGPTTALSCDPMELVDELLESAGPVAGKILSTLGTLVFGSGGQGKTFFGGTQTLNYGETLTVNRGHQIKNTGPGFHACMEMAHAGNMKGYEPIAGFACMVLTLLMLLTDLIATMLTKCLVDHFGSTWEHVVKFDQIWTLNILPRLQGLLELLERLNASIKSVQQKLAVATSQLEDAISRVFRAMETTDGAAGESIEAMEKFVPDIAAHMACVSRLMKSVA; encoded by the coding sequence ATGCCCATCGAAGTCACCGCCCAACGCATTCGGCTGTGGACCCAACATAACGCAGGATCATTCAACCTCGTCGAAATTCGTGGCCGCGAATCGCTCAGCCGGCCCTATCGTTTCCAGTTAAAGTTGCGGACGCATTTCGCGGATCCGGTTAATCTGAGTGATTTGTTGGGCACTCCGGTGCGCGCCAGTTTTACGCTGCCGGATCCCTATTGGCTGGCCCGATTGGAAGCCCAGGATCCGCTGCCCAGCCGCGATATTTGCGGCGTGTTGTCCCACGTGTTTGACGACGGTCGGGACGATCGTTATCGCTACTACACGGCCACCATGCGGCCGCGGTTTTGGACGTATGGGCTGAATCGCCGGTTTCGCATGTTCCAACAACGCGATACGCAATCGATTGTCAGCGAGGTCTTGGGGAATCTGCCGGTTCGCTGGGAAATTGGACCGGCGGGACCGCCCCGAAACTACTGTGTCCAATACGGGGAATCCGATCTGGCGTTTGTCAGTCGCTTGTTGGAAGAAGACGGGATGTTCTATTTCTTTGAACATCAATACGATGGCCAGCCGACTGATCCCCATGAACGAACCGAACGGATGGTGATCAGCGATAGTATCGATCGCGTCAATACCGGAGAGCCTCCGGCATACGCTGTCGACGAGGTGATCGGCGGCAATCGAGATTCGATGCGAATTCGTCGCTGGCAAAAACGCCATCGCTTGACGCCACACGTCGTCCGCTCACTCGATCGCAACTTCCAACGTCCCAACACGTTTGCCGATGCCTCGCGGTTGTCGCCCGGTGAGCAAGAGAAGTCTGACTGGGCGCTGACGGACTATCCTTCGGGCATCGCTCGTCGGGTCGACGAAATCTCGGCGGCGGGGGAGCGGAATACCGACCAGCTGACGCAGTTGGACGATTTGGCCGATCGCGACGCCCGGCTGAAAGTCGAACGCATTGCCTGTTTACAGAAAAATTATTGTGGCAGTGGCGACGTCGCGGCGATGATGCCCGGCCAGAAATTCCGCTTATTGCGCGACGCTGTACCGGATCCACAACAATACTATTTGACCGACGTGCAGCACTTGATTCGCTTGGCCACTCAGCATCGCAGTGACGAATCGGATGTTGAACTGAAGTATCAAAACCGCTTCCGATGCATGGCGGAATCCACTCCCTTTCGAGCGCCTCTGCGGACGAAGAAACCAGTGCTTAGCGGTGTCGTTCCGGCGATGGTGGTCAGCGATCCTTCGATCACCGACGACGACGTTTGTGTGGATGTTTATGGACGGGTGAAGGTCGTGTTCCCCTGGCAGGCCGATAACGCGCCGAGTTGCTGGATTCGCGTCAGTCAATTCTGGGCCGGCAAACGATGGGGAGCGTTCTTTTGGCCGCGAACCGGTCAAGAGGTGTTGGTTGCGTTTGAACACGGAGATCCCGATCGGCCGGTGATCGTGGGCAGCCTCTACAACAGTGAAAACATGCCGCCCCTGCCACTGCCCGACAAAAAGCTGTGCTGCGGAATTCATTCCTGTTCGCACAAAGGGATCGGCACCAGTCAAACCAGCAGCATGGTGTTTCACGATGCTCAGGGCGAAGAGTACCTGGCCTTGCACTCGGAAACCTATATGGCGATCAGCAGTGAGACCACGGAATTGAAGCAATCCGCTGGTCCCAAAATTTCCTTCAAGGGCCACCACTGGCTGTTTGATACCGGAGGCGGCAGCGGCGGTGGCGGCAGTGACGCGACCGGAAATGACGAGGCCGGCTCGGGACCTTTTAAAGATCCCGGACCCTGTACCTTCGACGTCAAACACTTCTTCAAAGAAATTGCTTTAATTGCGGATGAGGGCGAGATCGAATTTAACGTCGGGGACTCCTATAAGAAGTCGGTCGGTCGCCAAATGTCGACCATCTTCGGGCCCACCACGGCACTGAGTTGTGACCCGATGGAACTGGTTGATGAACTGCTGGAATCAGCTGGTCCCGTCGCCGGGAAAATATTGTCGACCTTGGGGACTTTAGTGTTTGGCTCGGGCGGCCAAGGCAAAACGTTTTTTGGTGGCACACAAACTCTGAACTACGGTGAAACACTGACCGTCAATCGCGGGCATCAGATAAAGAATACCGGCCCCGGGTTTCACGCTTGCATGGAGATGGCACATGCGGGCAACATGAAGGGCTACGAACCGATTGCCGGGTTCGCTTGCATGGTGTTGACGCTGTTGATGTTGTTGACCGATCTGATCGCAACCATGCTCACCAAATGTTTGGTGGATCATTTTGGCTCGACGTGGGAGCACGTGGTCAAGTTTGACCAGATCTGGACGCTCAACATATTGCCCCGTCTACAAGGCCTGCTGGAATTGCTCGAACGGTTGAACGCCAGCATAAAAAGTGTCCAGCAAAAATTGGCGGTTGCCACATCTCAGCTTGAAGACGCGATTAGCCGTGTCTTTCGAGCAATGGAAACCACAGACGGTGCGGCAGGCGAAAGCATTGAAGCGATGGAAAAATTCGTGCCAGATATTGCCGCTCACATGGCCTGCGTCTCGCGTCTGATGAAATCGGTCGCGTAG
- a CDS encoding PAAR domain-containing protein, which produces MPPAARLNDMHSCPMATPGVPPIPHVGGPISGPGTPTVLIGSLPAAGVGDMCVCVGPPDTIVKGSGTVMVGGKPAARMGDTTAHGGTIFLGCPTVIIGG; this is translated from the coding sequence ATGCCTCCCGCCGCACGTTTAAACGATATGCATTCTTGTCCGATGGCCACACCAGGTGTGCCTCCTATTCCCCATGTCGGAGGTCCAATCAGTGGGCCCGGCACGCCGACCGTGCTGATCGGTTCTCTGCCCGCTGCCGGCGTCGGAGACATGTGCGTTTGCGTCGGCCCCCCCGACACTATCGTCAAAGGCAGCGGAACGGTGATGGTTGGCGGCAAACCGGCGGCGCGAATGGGAGACACCACGGCTCACGGCGGCACTATTTTCTTAGGTTGTCCGACCGTCATCATCGGGGGCTGA